In the genome of Nocardioides marmoribigeumensis, one region contains:
- a CDS encoding TMEM175 family protein, which produces MRRSRLEAFSDGVLAIVITIMVLELHRPEGPHFADLAESWNGLLSYAISFVYVGIYWNNHHHLFQLVRQVDGMVLWANLHLLFWLSLLPFTTAWTDETHFAQDPTMVYGVNLLMAGVAYYLLQLTLKRLDPHGHLDRALGADLKGRSSPVLYVIGILAALVSTWLSVAVFVGVAAMWLVPDRRVERTIAEVHGDGSPEPL; this is translated from the coding sequence GTGCGCAGGAGTCGGCTCGAGGCGTTCAGCGACGGCGTGCTCGCCATCGTCATCACGATCATGGTGCTGGAGCTGCACCGGCCGGAGGGTCCGCACTTCGCGGACCTGGCCGAGTCGTGGAACGGCCTGCTCTCCTATGCGATCTCGTTCGTCTACGTCGGGATCTACTGGAACAACCACCACCACCTGTTCCAGCTCGTCCGGCAGGTCGACGGGATGGTGCTGTGGGCCAACCTGCACCTGCTGTTCTGGCTCTCGCTGCTGCCGTTCACGACCGCCTGGACCGACGAGACGCACTTCGCGCAGGACCCGACGATGGTCTACGGCGTCAACCTGCTGATGGCCGGCGTGGCCTACTACCTGCTCCAGCTGACGCTGAAGCGGCTCGACCCCCACGGCCACCTCGACCGCGCCCTGGGCGCGGACCTCAAGGGCAGGTCCTCGCCGGTGCTCTACGTGATCGGCATCCTGGCGGCCCTGGTCAGCACCTGGCTCAGCGTGGCCGTCTTCGTCGGCGTGGCGGCGATGTGGCTGGTCCCGGACCGGCGGGTGGAGCGGACCATCGCCGAGGTCCACGGTGACGGCTCACCCGAGCCGCTCTAG
- a CDS encoding multidrug effflux MFS transporter: MTARPPAPGFAVIALLATLTAFGPMSLDLYLPAFPDIARDFDVDSHAVQLTFSAALLGLGVGQVVWGPLGDRYGRRGPLVLGIAVYSVASLLIAVAPSLPVMVALRFLQAAAGSVGIVLARAITRDLWRGPDLARALSTIMLVFMVAPILAPVLGVSVLAVASWPWVFVLLTGFGVVCIVGVLRLPETLPADRRTDHGVGGALRQFGTIVRLPGFVPYAVVSALGSVALFTYISSSPAVLMDGFGLSQTVYAASFAGIAGGIAVGGQANRRMLAVLSPRRVLRGALLVQWLGGLAVLVSALTEAPVWVYLPCLAVAIATVIPVNANAVALAIDPFPHAAASASALVGGAQQVLAGAAVTGLGALALDPSVATPVGITLAATLGMVSLTRAHMVGHD; encoded by the coding sequence GTGACGGCCCGCCCTCCTGCCCCCGGGTTCGCGGTCATCGCGCTGCTGGCCACCCTCACGGCCTTCGGGCCGATGTCGCTCGACCTCTACCTCCCGGCGTTCCCCGACATCGCCCGCGACTTCGACGTCGACAGCCACGCCGTCCAGCTCACCTTCTCCGCGGCGCTGCTCGGCCTCGGCGTCGGCCAGGTGGTGTGGGGGCCGCTGGGCGACCGCTACGGCCGGCGCGGGCCGCTCGTGCTGGGCATCGCGGTCTACTCGGTGGCCTCGCTGCTCATCGCGGTGGCGCCGTCGCTGCCGGTGATGGTGGCGCTGCGGTTCCTCCAGGCGGCGGCCGGCTCGGTCGGCATCGTGCTGGCCCGCGCGATCACCCGCGACCTGTGGCGGGGCCCCGACCTGGCCCGGGCGCTGTCGACGATCATGCTCGTCTTCATGGTGGCCCCGATCCTGGCGCCGGTGCTCGGGGTGAGCGTCCTCGCGGTGGCCTCGTGGCCGTGGGTCTTCGTGCTCCTCACCGGGTTCGGCGTCGTGTGCATCGTGGGGGTGCTGCGGCTCCCGGAGACACTGCCGGCGGACCGTCGTACCGACCACGGCGTGGGGGGCGCGCTGCGCCAGTTCGGCACGATCGTGCGGCTGCCCGGCTTCGTGCCCTACGCCGTGGTCTCGGCGCTGGGCAGCGTGGCGCTGTTCACCTACATCTCGTCCTCGCCGGCCGTGCTGATGGACGGCTTCGGGCTCAGCCAGACCGTCTACGCCGCGTCGTTCGCGGGCATCGCGGGCGGCATCGCGGTCGGCGGCCAGGCCAACCGGCGCATGCTGGCGGTGCTCTCGCCCCGCCGGGTGCTCCGCGGTGCCCTGCTCGTGCAGTGGCTCGGCGGCCTGGCGGTCCTGGTCTCGGCGCTGACCGAGGCGCCGGTCTGGGTCTACCTGCCCTGCCTGGCGGTGGCGATCGCCACCGTCATCCCGGTCAACGCCAATGCGGTGGCGCTCGCGATCGATCCGTTCCCGCACGCCGCGGCCTCGGCGTCGGCGCTGGTGGGCGGCGCCCAGCAGGTGCTGGCCGGTGCGGCCGTGACCGGGCTCGGCGCCCTGGCCCTCGACCCGTCGGTGGCGACGCCGGTCGGCATCACGCTGGCCGCGACGCTCGGGATGGTCTCGCTCACGCGGGCTCACATGGTGGGTCACGACTAG
- a CDS encoding mycothiol transferase, translated as MTTPSSLLVDAVGRVHEDLPGLLDGLDDETLRWRPDPAANPIGWLVWHLTRVQDDHLAQVGGVEQVWTSQGFADRFALPYDVGDIGYGQSSDQVGAFRASATDLLAYHAATHELSVRVLEQEQDLDRVVDDRWDPPVTAAVRLVSVVNDITQHLGQAAYVRGLLDRR; from the coding sequence ATGACCACTCCCAGCTCCCTCCTGGTGGACGCCGTCGGACGCGTGCACGAGGACCTTCCCGGACTCCTCGACGGCCTCGACGACGAGACGCTGCGCTGGCGGCCGGACCCCGCCGCCAACCCGATCGGCTGGTTGGTCTGGCACCTCACCCGCGTGCAGGACGACCACCTCGCCCAGGTCGGCGGGGTCGAGCAGGTCTGGACCTCCCAGGGCTTCGCCGACCGGTTCGCGCTGCCGTACGACGTCGGGGACATCGGCTACGGCCAGTCCAGCGACCAGGTGGGTGCGTTCCGGGCCTCGGCCACCGACCTCCTCGCCTACCACGCCGCGACCCATGAGCTGTCGGTGCGCGTGCTCGAGCAGGAGCAGGACCTCGACCGGGTGGTCGACGACCGATGGGACCCGCCGGTCACGGCCGCGGTGCGGCTGGTCTCGGTGGTCAACGACATCACCCAGCACCTCGGCCAGGCGGCCTACGTCCGCGGTCTGCTCGACCGCCGGTGA
- a CDS encoding FadR/GntR family transcriptional regulator, protein MVTRRAAGPSEPLTAVKRVSPTHEVREQLLAAIESGQYAPGAPLPSERELCEIFGVSRVSVREAIAGLEAMNLITVRHGLGAFVQQSINERYAGSFAKYLELHRDQLIELAKVRAPLEALAAEEAARHADPTALAIVQEAAVAFEEAVESADRARAAARDREFHLAIADASMGRLLPRMIHELNSLLTEARTATFAQQGQLEQSVADHRAILEALVRGDADGARGAVEQHMRRIGEWLAGLPDGEG, encoded by the coding sequence ATGGTGACCAGGCGAGCCGCAGGACCCTCGGAGCCGCTGACGGCGGTCAAGCGGGTGAGCCCGACCCACGAGGTCCGCGAGCAGTTGCTGGCCGCGATCGAGTCGGGGCAGTACGCCCCCGGTGCGCCCCTGCCCTCCGAGCGCGAGCTGTGCGAGATCTTCGGGGTGAGCCGGGTCAGTGTCCGCGAGGCGATCGCAGGCCTGGAGGCGATGAACCTCATCACGGTTCGCCACGGGCTCGGTGCCTTCGTCCAGCAGAGCATCAACGAGCGCTACGCCGGCTCGTTCGCCAAGTACCTCGAGCTCCACCGTGACCAGCTGATCGAGCTGGCCAAGGTGCGCGCTCCGCTGGAGGCGCTCGCCGCCGAGGAGGCCGCACGCCACGCCGACCCGACCGCCCTGGCCATCGTGCAGGAGGCCGCGGTCGCCTTCGAGGAGGCGGTCGAGTCCGCTGACCGGGCGCGGGCGGCCGCGCGCGACCGCGAGTTCCACCTCGCGATCGCCGACGCCTCGATGGGCCGGCTCCTGCCTCGGATGATCCACGAGCTCAACAGCCTGCTCACCGAGGCCAGGACCGCCACGTTCGCCCAGCAGGGCCAGCTGGAGCAGTCGGTCGCGGACCACCGCGCGATCCTGGAGGCGCTGGTCCGCGGCGACGCCGACGGTGCCCGTGGCGCGGTCGAGCAGCACATGAGGCGCATCGGCGAGTGGCTCGCCGGGCTGCCCGACGGCGAGGGCTGA
- a CDS encoding DEAD/DEAH box helicase family protein yields MSASRPQSLPPLRTHQARALAALDQAWAADRRRAWVVLPPGAGKTRVGLETVARLLGEGATRAVVLSPNTAIQAQWVAAARDQGLVAGVDRDLTFPVTCLTYQSVAVFDADAEVDDDPGATVEEGLGGVLLDRLHANGRELVERLAEVASDGHGLVLVLDECHHLLEVWGRLLGELLHLVGDATVLGLTATPPDALTPDEARQVDELFGEVVFRVGVPAVVKEGHLAPFAELAWLTTPTAHEEEWLAAEATRWRELTAYLTDPAFGSVPFLEWTRARFVTPVPQVQTWAELAKAEPALTDAALRLVHTGLLDLPEGARLLEQHRRGPDADDWADLVDDWARRHLLRSEDPRDAEVLDAVRRALPSVGYVLTRRGVRRGRTPIDRVLARSHAKTTAAVGIVAHELSVLGARTRMLVLCDHERASATLPTGLQGVLDVQSGSALAAVEALVTDPTTATLSPMLVTGSTVAGARPTLEALVDLVAGRDPRWAGRLEVVGDGPVATVEGPWTPRHWVGHVTAFLEQGGTQVLVGTRGLLGEGWDARSITGLVDLTTATTLTAVVQTRGRALRTDPAWPDKVATSWTVVCVSDAHPKGANDWGRLVRKHQGFFGVDGDGDVVDGVAHLDATFSPYAPPPVADFAAVNTRMRERAGRREEVRARWRVGEPYADQVAATLRVVGPHAAPVVAVGDESVSRPALVPPTVLLGPHGVDVRDPDLGPDDLSGWQDPTAAGAVLASAVVAGGTPLLTTATTLVGLAGLGGLAGVAGGVAVLRDRRRRRDHAYAAWAVDQAERAGHTPTASRCAAAVADALHAASLTRAGAQAVVVEVHAGGEHRCRLDSSEEDAHLFAETLDDLLAPVGTPRYVVSRSTFTGRPQLPDRVRLRTPRAAVAALAALVPDGVVWHQVPDMLGVNAERAACLLAAWRHWVGDGQVLFTGSPAGAGALAAAQGTDPFSATTVLRRHWR; encoded by the coding sequence GTGAGTGCCTCCCGTCCGCAGAGCCTGCCTCCGCTGCGGACCCACCAGGCGCGCGCGCTGGCGGCGCTCGACCAGGCGTGGGCCGCGGACCGGCGACGGGCCTGGGTGGTGCTGCCCCCGGGGGCCGGCAAGACCCGGGTCGGCCTGGAGACGGTCGCCCGGCTCCTCGGCGAGGGCGCCACCCGCGCGGTCGTGCTCTCGCCCAACACCGCGATCCAGGCGCAGTGGGTCGCCGCGGCCCGCGACCAGGGGCTGGTCGCGGGCGTGGACCGCGACCTGACGTTCCCCGTCACCTGCCTGACCTACCAGTCCGTCGCGGTCTTCGACGCCGACGCGGAGGTCGACGACGACCCGGGGGCCACGGTCGAGGAGGGCCTGGGCGGCGTGCTCCTGGACCGCCTCCACGCCAACGGCCGCGAGCTGGTCGAGCGTCTCGCCGAGGTCGCGTCGGACGGGCACGGCCTGGTCCTCGTGCTCGACGAGTGCCACCACCTGCTCGAGGTCTGGGGCCGCCTGCTCGGTGAGCTGCTCCACCTCGTCGGGGACGCGACCGTGCTCGGCCTGACCGCCACCCCTCCCGACGCGCTCACTCCCGACGAGGCCCGGCAGGTCGACGAGCTGTTCGGGGAGGTCGTCTTCCGGGTGGGGGTCCCCGCGGTCGTCAAGGAGGGACACCTCGCGCCGTTCGCCGAGCTGGCCTGGCTGACCACCCCGACCGCCCACGAGGAGGAGTGGCTGGCCGCCGAGGCGACGCGCTGGCGCGAGCTCACGGCGTACCTCACGGACCCGGCGTTCGGCTCCGTCCCGTTCCTGGAGTGGACCCGGGCGCGCTTCGTGACCCCGGTCCCGCAGGTGCAGACCTGGGCCGAGCTGGCCAAGGCCGAGCCGGCGCTGACCGACGCGGCGCTCCGGCTGGTGCACACCGGCCTGCTCGACCTGCCCGAGGGCGCCCGGCTGCTGGAGCAGCACCGCCGCGGCCCCGACGCCGACGACTGGGCCGACCTGGTCGACGACTGGGCGCGGCGCCACCTCCTGCGCAGCGAGGACCCGCGCGACGCCGAGGTCCTGGACGCCGTACGACGGGCGCTCCCGTCGGTGGGCTACGTCCTGACCCGCCGTGGCGTGCGCCGCGGGCGGACCCCGATCGACCGCGTGCTGGCCCGTTCCCACGCCAAGACGACGGCCGCGGTGGGGATCGTCGCCCACGAGCTGTCCGTGCTGGGCGCGCGGACCCGCATGCTGGTGCTCTGCGACCACGAGCGCGCCTCGGCGACCCTGCCGACCGGGCTCCAGGGCGTCCTCGACGTGCAGTCCGGGTCGGCCCTGGCCGCCGTGGAGGCGCTGGTCACCGACCCCACGACCGCGACGCTCTCCCCGATGCTGGTCACCGGCTCCACGGTGGCGGGCGCCCGGCCCACGCTCGAGGCGCTGGTCGACCTCGTCGCCGGCCGCGACCCCCGGTGGGCGGGCCGGCTGGAGGTCGTCGGTGACGGCCCGGTCGCGACGGTCGAGGGCCCGTGGACCCCCCGGCACTGGGTCGGCCACGTCACCGCCTTCCTCGAACAGGGCGGCACCCAGGTGCTGGTCGGCACGCGCGGGCTGCTCGGCGAGGGGTGGGACGCGCGCAGCATCACCGGCCTGGTCGACCTCACCACCGCGACCACCCTGACGGCGGTCGTCCAGACCCGCGGCCGCGCGCTGCGCACCGACCCGGCCTGGCCGGACAAGGTCGCGACCAGCTGGACGGTCGTCTGCGTCAGCGACGCCCACCCCAAGGGCGCCAACGACTGGGGCCGGCTGGTCCGCAAGCACCAGGGCTTCTTCGGGGTCGACGGGGACGGGGACGTCGTCGACGGCGTCGCGCACCTCGACGCGACGTTCTCGCCGTACGCCCCGCCGCCGGTGGCGGACTTCGCCGCGGTCAACACGCGCATGCGCGAGCGCGCCGGGAGACGCGAGGAGGTGCGGGCGCGCTGGCGCGTCGGGGAGCCGTACGCCGACCAGGTGGCGGCCACGCTGCGGGTGGTCGGCCCGCACGCGGCCCCCGTCGTGGCGGTCGGCGACGAGTCGGTCTCCCGGCCGGCGCTCGTGCCGCCGACGGTGCTGCTCGGTCCCCACGGGGTCGACGTCCGCGACCCCGACCTCGGCCCCGACGACCTCTCGGGCTGGCAGGACCCGACCGCGGCCGGGGCCGTCCTCGCCTCCGCGGTGGTCGCCGGGGGGACGCCCCTGCTCACCACCGCGACCACCCTGGTGGGCCTGGCCGGGCTCGGCGGCCTCGCCGGGGTCGCGGGCGGGGTGGCGGTCCTTCGCGATCGGCGACGACGGCGGGACCACGCCTACGCCGCCTGGGCGGTGGACCAGGCCGAGCGGGCCGGGCACACCCCGACCGCCTCCCGGTGCGCGGCGGCCGTCGCCGACGCGCTGCACGCCGCGAGCCTGACCCGGGCGGGGGCCCAGGCGGTGGTCGTCGAGGTGCACGCCGGAGGGGAGCACCGCTGCCGGCTCGACTCCTCCGAGGAGGACGCCCACCTGTTCGCCGAGACCCTCGACGACCTGCTCGCGCCGGTCGGGACCCCGCGCTACGTGGTGTCGCGGTCCACGTTCACCGGCCGCCCCCAGCTGCCGGACCGGGTGCGGTTGCGCACCCCGCGGGCAGCCGTCGCCGCCCTCGCCGCCCTCGTTCCCGACGGGGTCGTGTGGCACCAGGTCCCCGACATGCTGGGCGTCAACGCCGAGCGGGCGGCCTGCCTGCTCGCGGCCTGGCGGCACTGGGTCGGCGACGGGCAGGTGCTGTTCACCGGCAGCCCCGCCGGCGCGGGCGCCCTGGCCGCGGCCCAGGGCACGGACCCCTTCTCCGCCACCACGGTCCTGCGCCGCCACTGGCGCTGA